GCTTTGGCGGCGCTGTAGTTGCCCTGGCCGACGGAGCCGAGGAGGCCGGCGCCGCTGCTGGTGTTGACGACGCGGGCGGTGGGCGGGCGGCCCGCCTTGGTCTCGGCGCGCCAGTGTGCGGCGGCGTGGCGCAGGGTGAGGAAGTGGCCGGTGAGGTGGACGCGCAGGACGGCGTCCCAGTCGTCCTGGTCGAGGTTGACGAGCATGCGGTCGCGCAGGAAGCCGGCGTTGTTGACGAGGGTGTCGAGCCGGCCGTAGGTGTCGAGTGCGGTGCGCACGAGGGACGCGGCGCCGTCGGAGGTGGCGATGTCGGCGTGGTGGGCGACCGCTTCGCCGCCCGCCGCCCGGATCTCGTCGACGACCTGGCGGGCCGGGGTGTCGGGGCCGGGGGTGCCGTCGAGGCCGACGCCGTGGTCGTTGACGACGACCCGGGCGCCTTCGGCGGCGAAGGCGAGGGCGTGGGCGCGTCCGAGGCCGCGTCCCGCGCCGGTGACGACGACGACGC
Above is a genomic segment from Streptomyces asoensis containing:
- a CDS encoding SDR family NAD(P)-dependent oxidoreductase, which codes for MNGICHGRVVVVTGAGRGLGRAHALAFAAEGARVVVNDHGVGLDGTPGPDTPARQVVDEIRAAGGEAVAHHADIATSDGAASLVRTALDTYGRLDTLVNNAGFLRDRMLVNLDQDDWDAVLRVHLTGHFLTLRHAAAHWRAETKAGRPPTARVVNTSSGAGLLGSVGQGNYSAAKA